In Saccharicrinis fermentans DSM 9555 = JCM 21142, a genomic segment contains:
- a CDS encoding glycoside hydrolase family protein, producing the protein MRYIILFLMMACCSKVSAQNMIFDQWGKAPVNGGFEMADYWVWGSSVIKGDDGQYHMYASRWPKYLKFHPGWMMASEIVHAVSDTPEGPYEFKDVALGARGAQFWDGRSCHNPKITKYKDQYILYYMGSTHPFENINQENASELTLTSKWCIAARWSKRVGMATSKSPDGPWHRLDTPVLDVKPNSFYSFLTSNPSPLIKKDGSVVLLFKGRSYKTDSISHTGQFIGVATAPSFEGPYTVVGNEPLFSKDKFGEVEDPHLWSDKNGYHMIAKDMTGQIIGSRHGGVLAHSSDGIHWTLDACPQAYTRTVQWDDGQVIEQGQLERPFVLVEEGEPTYIFFATMDGPGGFGNGTKTWNMVIPLKKE; encoded by the coding sequence ATGAGATATATTATTTTGTTTTTGATGATGGCGTGTTGCTCAAAGGTGTCTGCCCAAAATATGATCTTTGATCAATGGGGAAAGGCGCCTGTCAATGGGGGGTTCGAGATGGCGGATTATTGGGTATGGGGTAGCTCAGTGATTAAAGGTGATGATGGTCAATATCATATGTATGCTTCGCGTTGGCCTAAATATCTAAAATTTCACCCGGGATGGATGATGGCTTCTGAAATTGTCCACGCAGTATCTGATACTCCTGAAGGTCCTTATGAATTCAAAGATGTGGCTTTGGGTGCTCGGGGTGCGCAGTTTTGGGATGGTCGTTCGTGTCATAATCCCAAAATAACAAAGTATAAAGATCAATATATACTTTATTACATGGGATCCACACATCCTTTTGAAAATATAAACCAGGAAAATGCCAGTGAACTTACTCTTACTAGTAAGTGGTGTATTGCCGCTAGATGGAGTAAGCGCGTGGGTATGGCTACTTCTAAAAGTCCGGATGGTCCTTGGCACAGACTTGATACTCCTGTTTTGGATGTGAAGCCTAACTCGTTTTATAGCTTTTTAACCTCGAATCCATCTCCTCTTATTAAAAAGGATGGATCGGTGGTTCTTCTGTTTAAAGGACGTAGTTATAAAACGGATAGTATTTCGCATACTGGTCAGTTTATTGGAGTGGCTACGGCCCCTTCTTTTGAGGGACCTTATACGGTTGTTGGAAATGAGCCTTTGTTCTCGAAAGACAAATTTGGTGAAGTTGAAGATCCTCATTTATGGAGCGATAAAAATGGATACCATATGATTGCTAAAGATATGACTGGTCAAATTATAGGAAGTCGTCACGGTGGAGTGCTGGCTCATTCCTCAGACGGGATTCATTGGACTTTGGATGCTTGTCCGCAGGCTTATACCCGAACTGTTCAATGGGATGATGGACAAGTTATTGAACAAGGACAATTAGAAAGGCCTTTTGTGTTGGTTGAAGAGGGTGAGCCTACTTATATTTTTTTCGCTACCATGGATGGTCCGGGTGGTTTTGGGAATGGAACTAAAACCTGGAATATGGTGATACCATTGAAAAAAGAATAA
- a CDS encoding glycoside hydrolase family 30 protein: MKILLVCVLMVIAYSISAQKSVKVHYVDLNKGNNVGNNFIKEYMPQVLEDKGRVRTIRLYPEIEFQKLDGIGGAFNEIGGEALMSLPTKMQDEVMENIFSVQDGAGFSFCRTAVGASDFGIDAYSYNEEEGDYEMKHFSIKREKKTVIPYIQKAYKYNPEMKLFASPWSPPAWMKYSGYMDRGVEFTDKNSLKDEPEIYKAYALYFSKYITAYRKENIQVNRLVVQNENDANTKYPSCEMPVDQMGKFVKNYLKPRFDADRINTEIWAGTFRTAGQLDAIEFAAKKEYHDVFDGVGIQYTASQHIQDIRNLMPATTIMHTEGRCENGNNTVAQAKKRLSEVASYINYGVTNYCYWNMILNETTESGWDWKQNSLINIDRQNKTVSYNPDFTVFALMSKFLQPGVVRIAHFSRATIISVKNEGSIYVLIQNDEDTPKTHQLQLGNEDSFEVQLPANSLSAIEVKL, from the coding sequence ATGAAAATATTACTAGTCTGCGTGTTAATGGTTATAGCTTATTCAATATCCGCTCAGAAGAGTGTGAAAGTACACTATGTGGATTTAAATAAGGGAAATAATGTAGGTAATAACTTTATTAAAGAGTATATGCCCCAGGTTTTGGAAGATAAGGGTCGGGTTCGTACTATCAGATTATATCCTGAAATTGAATTTCAAAAACTAGATGGTATTGGAGGCGCATTTAATGAGATTGGCGGAGAAGCATTGATGTCATTGCCTACCAAAATGCAGGATGAGGTGATGGAAAATATATTTAGTGTGCAGGATGGAGCTGGATTCTCTTTCTGCAGAACCGCTGTAGGTGCCAGCGATTTCGGAATAGATGCATACAGTTATAACGAGGAGGAAGGAGATTATGAGATGAAACACTTTTCCATCAAACGAGAAAAGAAAACAGTGATTCCATATATTCAAAAGGCATATAAGTATAATCCTGAAATGAAACTTTTTGCTTCACCTTGGAGTCCTCCAGCATGGATGAAATATTCTGGTTATATGGATAGAGGCGTGGAATTTACAGACAAGAATAGTTTGAAGGATGAACCTGAAATATATAAGGCATATGCATTGTATTTCTCAAAATACATAACAGCATACCGTAAAGAGAATATCCAGGTAAATCGCTTGGTAGTACAGAATGAAAATGATGCCAATACTAAATATCCTTCGTGTGAGATGCCTGTTGATCAAATGGGCAAATTTGTGAAGAATTATCTAAAACCACGCTTTGATGCCGATCGTATAAACACCGAAATATGGGCAGGAACCTTTAGGACAGCAGGACAGCTGGATGCTATTGAGTTTGCTGCTAAAAAAGAATATCATGATGTATTTGATGGTGTGGGTATTCAATATACTGCTTCGCAGCATATACAGGATATCAGAAATTTGATGCCAGCAACCACTATTATGCATACCGAAGGAAGGTGTGAAAACGGAAATAATACGGTGGCACAAGCCAAGAAACGTCTAAGCGAAGTGGCCAGCTATATTAATTATGGAGTAACTAATTATTGTTACTGGAATATGATTTTAAATGAAACAACCGAGAGTGGTTGGGACTGGAAGCAAAATTCATTGATCAATATCGATCGACAAAATAAAACAGTTAGCTATAACCCTGACTTTACAGTGTTTGCACTTATGAGTAAATTCTTACAACCTGGCGTGGTGCGAATTGCACATTTTTCGCGAGCAACCATTATTTCAGTGAAAAATGAGGGTAGTATTTATGTGCTTATACAGAATGATGAGGATACTCCTAAAACCCATCAGTTGCAACTGGGTAATGAAGATTCATTTGAGGTTCAATTGCCTGCTAATTCATTATCAGCCATCGAGGTAAAACTTTAA